Within the Terriglobales bacterium genome, the region GAGTACTCGCGCCGCAGGTCGTCCTCCACGTACTTGCGGGTCAGCGCGGCGCCCCCGCAGATCACCGGGAACTTCAACCCCTGCCGCTCCAGGTCCTGCACCACGTACTTCATCTCCAGGGTGGACTTCACCAGCAGCCCGCTCAGCCCGATGGCGTCGGCGCGGTGCTCCTGCGCCGCCGCGATGATGGCGTCGGCCGGCTGCTTGATTCCCAGGTTCACCACCCGGTAGCCGTTGTTGGTGAGGATGATGTCCACCAGGTTCTTGCCGATGTCGTGCACGTCGCCCTTCACCGTGGCCAGCACCAGCGTGCCCTTCTGCGCTCCCTGCTTCTTCTCCATCCTGGGCTCGAGGTAGGCCACCGCCTGCTTCATCACCGAGGCCGAGTCCAGCACCGAGGGCAACTGCATCTTGCGCGCCCCGAACAGTTCGCCCACCGTGCGCATGCCGTCCAGAAGCACGTTGTTCACCAGGTCGAGCGGCGAGTAGCTCGCGAGCGCCTGCTCCAGGATCTGCTCCAGCGTCCGCCGCTGCGCCCCGTTCCCCAGCGCCTTTTCCCCCTGGATGATGCAGTACTTGAGCTGGTCCTCGACCGCCAGTTGCTCGGCGTGGGCCACCGGCGGCGGCGCCGCCTGCTCCTTGCCGGCGAAGTGCGCCATGTACTTCTGCAGCGGATCGCCGGCGCTCGCGTCGGCATAGATCAGCTTGCGCGCCAGTTCAACCTCTACATCAGGGATCTTGTATAACGGATAGATCTTGGAGTAGTTGACGATGGCGATGTCCAGCCCGTAGTTGACCGCCTCCCAGGTGAAGACCGAGTTCAGCACCCGCCGCGCGTAGGTGCCCAGCCCGAAGCTGATGTTCGAGACCCCCAGGATGGTCTTCACCTCCGGCAGTTCGTGCTTGATGCGCCGCACCGCCTCCAGCGTCTCCTTGCCCGCGCTGCGGTACTCCTCCTGCCCGGTGGAGATGGGCAGGGTGAGCGCGTCGAACACCAGCTCCTGCGGCCGCAAGCCGTACTTCTTCGTGGCCAGCTCGAAGATGCGTCGCGCGATGGCCGTCTTCTTCTCCGCGGTCAGGGCCATGCCCTGCTCGTCGATGGTCAGCGCGATGACCCCCGCTCCGTAGCGCTTGGCCATAGGCAGCACCTTCGACGTCCGCTTCTCCCCGTCCTCCAGGTTGATGGAGTTGATGAGGGGCTTGCCGGGGATGCGCTTCAGCGCTTCCTCCACCACCTCCGCCTCGGTGGAGTCGATGAGGATAGGCGCGGGCACCCGCGTCGCGATCTTCTCCAGCACCGCGCTCATGTAGGCGCGCTCGTCCTCGCCCACGATGGCCACGCACAGGTCCAGCATGTGCGAGCCCTCCGCCACCAGCCGCTTGGCTTGCGACAGGATCTCGTCGTACTGCCCGCCGCGCACCAGGTTGCGGAACTTCTCCACCCGCGTGGTGGTGTTCATCTCCTCCGCCACCACCAGCGGCTTGGGATTCAGGTCGAGCGGCACTGAGGTGTAGGCGCTGGCCGCCGCCGCCTCCGGCTTCGGCTCGCGCTTGGCGGGCTCCAGGCGGGAGACCGCCTCCACCACCGCCTTCAGGTGCTCGGGGGTGGTGCCGCAGCAGCCGCCCACCACCCGTACCCCGTAGTCCGCGACGAAGTGCTTGTGATACTCCGCCAGCTCCTGCGGCGTCAGCTTGTACACCGCGCGCCCGCCCACATTCTGCGGCAGCCCCGCGTTGGGCAGCACCGACACCTGCTGCGGCGCGTTGGCGCACAGGTAGCGCACCGCGTCGTTCATCTCCCGCGGCCCGGTGGCGCAGTTCAGCCCCAGGATGTCGATGTCGTAGGGCTCCAGCGTGGTCAGCGCCGCCCCGATCTCGGTGCCCAGCAGCATGGTGCCCGAAGCCTCCAGCGTCACCTGCACCGTGACCGGCAGGCGCTTGCCCGCCGCCCGCATGGCGTCGAAGACCCCGGCCAGCGCCGCTTTCGCTTGCAGAAGATCCTGACAAGTCTCGATCAGCAGCACGTCCGCGCCGCCCGCGATCAGCCCGCTGGCCTGCTCCAGATACGCCGCCGCCATCTCGTCGAAGCCGATGTGCCCCAGCGAGGGCAGCTTGGTGGTCGGCCCGATGGAGCCGGCCACGAAGCGCGGCTTCTCCCGGGTGGAGAACTGCTGTGCCACCTCGCGCGCCAGGCGCGCGGCTGCCTGGTTGATGGCCCCCACCTGCATCTCCAGGCCGTACTCCGCCAGCACGATGCGCGTGGCCCCGAAGGTGTCGGTCTCCACCACGTCGCAGCCCACCGCCAGGAAGCTGGCGTGGATGTCGCGGATGATCTCCGGCTTGCTCAGCACCAGCAATTCGTTGCAGCCCTCCTTGCCCCAGTAGTCCTCGGGGGTCGGCTGGCGCACCTGGATGCTGGTGCCCATGGCCCCGTCGTAGACCACCACCCGCTCGCGCACGGCTTGGAGGAAATCACTCATCGTCTCTGCTTCGCTTGCCTTCCCCTAAACAACAGCGGCCGGTCCGCCTTGGACCGGCCCTCCATCTTAGCGTGATTTTCAGATCACCCGATCACCCGATCCTCAAAACACCTTCTCCGGTAGCGTCGGCGGCACGCCCGCCGGGTACATGGCGTTCTCTCCCTGGTGCGCCGGCATGGGCGACAGCAACTGCTCCTTGCGATAGACCAGCTGGCTGGCCTCGGTGGCCGCGATCTCGAAGGCGTGCCCGTGGGTGATGGCGTCGGTGGGGCAGGCCTCCACGCAGTAGCCGCAGAAGATGCAGCGGTTGTAGTCGATGTTGTAGACCTTGGCGTAGCGCTCCGCTCCCGAGATGCGGTGCTCGGCGGTGTTCTCCGCCGCCTCGATGTAGATGCAGTTGGAGGGACAGGCGGCCGCGCACAGGAAGCAGGCCACGCACTTCTCCAGGCCGTTCTCGTCGCGCTGCAGCACGTGCACCCCGCGGAAGCGCTCCTCGAAGCGGGCCCCGCGCAGCTCGCCCTTCCCGTCGGGATAGTTCTCCACCACCGTGGGCGAGAACAATTCTCGCAGCGTCACCGACATGCCTTTGGCGATGCCCGCCAGGTCCTTGATCACCGGCATAGGCGTTTAGTATAGCGCGGCCGGCGCCACGCCTGCGGCTTGTCCGGGCCCTCCGCCCATGCGACAATCCCCGGAGTCCGCCCCCGCGACCGGGGTCAGGGAGGATGCCCGCCATGCGCCGCCTGCTTTCGAGTTCCGTGTTCCTGCTCGTCCTCGCGGCTCTTCTGGCTGCCCAGACCGGCAACTGGAAGCAGTACGAGAGCAAGGACGGCCGCTTCACCGTCCTGTTCCCCGGCGACCCCGACGACCACGACACCGGAGCGGGCACCGGCGTCCACTCCCACACCCTGGTGGCCGCCGAAGCGCCCGCCCTCTATACCGTCATCTACGCCAACCCGGCGACGCCGCAGCCGGTCGACGACGCCACCTATGCGGTCTACCGCGATTCGGTCTTCCAAGCCCTGCCCGACTGCAAGGTGGGACCGGAACAGCCCCCCGCTCCCGCCCGCCAGGGCTACATCGGCCACTGGTACCGGCTGGACTGCGACTCCCAGGGCGGCAAGGTGCTAATGGAAGGCAACCTCTACTGGGGAGCGCGCCACTCCTACGCCGTCATGGTCATGTTCCCCGCCGGCCCCGACCAGCCCAAGCCTCTCCAGCGCTTCCTGGAATCCTTCTCCCCCAACGACTGAGCCCGTCAGGGCGCCAGAACCCAGCCCGGCGGAGCCTGCCCTG harbors:
- the nuoI gene encoding NADH-quinone oxidoreductase subunit NuoI, whose translation is MPVIKDLAGIAKGMSVTLRELFSPTVVENYPDGKGELRGARFEERFRGVHVLQRDENGLEKCVACFLCAAACPSNCIYIEAAENTAEHRISGAERYAKVYNIDYNRCIFCGYCVEACPTDAITHGHAFEIAATEASQLVYRKEQLLSPMPAHQGENAMYPAGVPPTLPEKVF
- a CDS encoding homocysteine S-methyltransferase family protein, with amino-acid sequence MSDFLQAVRERVVVYDGAMGTSIQVRQPTPEDYWGKEGCNELLVLSKPEIIRDIHASFLAVGCDVVETDTFGATRIVLAEYGLEMQVGAINQAAARLAREVAQQFSTREKPRFVAGSIGPTTKLPSLGHIGFDEMAAAYLEQASGLIAGGADVLLIETCQDLLQAKAALAGVFDAMRAAGKRLPVTVQVTLEASGTMLLGTEIGAALTTLEPYDIDILGLNCATGPREMNDAVRYLCANAPQQVSVLPNAGLPQNVGGRAVYKLTPQELAEYHKHFVADYGVRVVGGCCGTTPEHLKAVVEAVSRLEPAKREPKPEAAAASAYTSVPLDLNPKPLVVAEEMNTTTRVEKFRNLVRGGQYDEILSQAKRLVAEGSHMLDLCVAIVGEDERAYMSAVLEKIATRVPAPILIDSTEAEVVEEALKRIPGKPLINSINLEDGEKRTSKVLPMAKRYGAGVIALTIDEQGMALTAEKKTAIARRIFELATKKYGLRPQELVFDALTLPISTGQEEYRSAGKETLEAVRRIKHELPEVKTILGVSNISFGLGTYARRVLNSVFTWEAVNYGLDIAIVNYSKIYPLYKIPDVEVELARKLIYADASAGDPLQKYMAHFAGKEQAAPPPVAHAEQLAVEDQLKYCIIQGEKALGNGAQRRTLEQILEQALASYSPLDLVNNVLLDGMRTVGELFGARKMQLPSVLDSASVMKQAVAYLEPRMEKKQGAQKGTLVLATVKGDVHDIGKNLVDIILTNNGYRVVNLGIKQPADAIIAAAQEHRADAIGLSGLLVKSTLEMKYVVQDLERQGLKFPVICGGAALTRKYVEDDLRREYS